CCATGGCGAACGGGAGGCCGATGACCTGTCCGTAGACGCCCATCAAGCCCGGCCACAGCAGGCCCATTTCGAACGACAGAATGGTGCCGGACACCGCGCCGACCGCGAAGAGCACGCCCATCGCCCGCGCCCAGCGCCGCGCCAGCATCCGGTAGGCCGGATCCCCGGTGCGGTGTCCGCGCCACTGCGCGATCAACGTGATCGCCGGCATGCCGACGCCCAGGCAGGCGAGAACGATGTGCCAGCCCAGGGACAGCGCCATCTGCGTCCGGGCCGCCACCAGGTCGGCGTACGTCGCGGGCGCGGTCAGCAACACCACGAATAACGGTTTACCCAGACAGGGGCAGTACGGAATCCATCCGCAGCCAGCGGGCCAGGTCCTCGATCTCGCGGCGTACGGCGGCGGTGATCGTTTTCGTGAACGGCACGTCCTGGTGGATGGCGTGCACCCGGAGCAAGCCGGTCTTGCGGTCCGCGGTGGCGTCCAGCTTGCCTACCAGCCGGTCGCCGTACAGGATCGGGAGCGCGTAGTAACCCCAGCGCCGCTTGGCGGCCGGCTTGTACATCTCCAGCTGGTAGTCGAAGTCGAAGAGTTCGAGGGTACGCCGGCGGTCGTGGACCAGCCGGTCGAACGGCGACAACAGCGCGGCCCGGCCGGGAAACGCCCGGCTGGACAGGGGCTCATCGAGGTAGACCGGGTCCACCCGCCAGGTGCCGTTGACACCCTCGACCACCGCGGGTTCACCGGCCTCGCCGACGTCCCACGCCTCGGTCGGGCTCTCCGCCGTCCTGGCGCGGGCGACACCCAGCGAACGCAGCCGGCGTTCGTCCCGGATGCGTGCGGCCTCCGCCGACGGGACCACCGGGTCGCCGGGGTAGACCCGCGACGCTAGGTCCCACAGCCGCTCCCGGCCCCTGCGCCCGGCGATCGCGACCTCTCCGCGCGCCACCATGATGTCGAGCAGCTTGATCACGTTCTTGTTGTTGGTCCACCCGGTCGAACTCCACGGCACCGCGCAGGTGTCCGGCAGCTCCCGCGACGTCAGCGGTCCGGAGGCGCCGAGCCGGTCGATGATGTCCCGCCGGCA
This Actinopolymorpha cephalotaxi DNA region includes the following protein-coding sequences:
- a CDS encoding DNA glycosylase AlkZ-like family protein; amino-acid sequence: MTVHEPTQPHRLSRTEARRIAVRAQLLLKQRPTDLLDLVRHLTMLQLDPTAAIAPNADLVAWSRLGSSYDPGDLVAALEKRQLIELAAMLRPAGDLALYRADMAAWPGSGELRDWQVSRREWVRANDACRRDIIDRLGASGPLTSRELPDTCAVPWSSTGWTNNKNVIKLLDIMVARGEVAIAGRRGRERLWDLASRVYPGDPVVPSAEAARIRDERRLRSLGVARARTAESPTEAWDVGEAGEPAVVEGVNGTWRVDPVYLDEPLSSRAFPGRAALLSPFDRLVHDRRRTLELFDFDYQLEMYKPAAKRRWGYYALPILYGDRLVGKLDATADRKTGLLRVHAIHQDVPFTKTITAAVRREIEDLARWLRMDSVLPLSG